A region from the Sphaerodactylus townsendi isolate TG3544 linkage group LG01, MPM_Stown_v2.3, whole genome shotgun sequence genome encodes:
- the SLC39A1 gene encoding zinc transporter ZIP1, with protein sequence MELRGSKPLSEAMAEQAGSDEELVQLVWKPFSQPVEFHSLVGLEVKLGSLVLLLLVTLLCGFLPLWVFHRPGTTTRSSATRKKALSLVSCFAGGVFLATCLLDLIPDYLSSIDKALKDLGITLLFPLQEFILAMGFFLVLVMEQIVLAYKDPSGSLEETQALLGSAPPNSATIQDQGWPDGPLPRQLPRGGPLQERPHVHVDFNSHSAIRCFVLLLALSLHSVFEGLAVGLQEGSAQALEICLALLIHKGAIAFSLSFKLLQSRLRVRVVAGCLVLFSVMSPLGIGLGVALTEAPVAVLHGLSRSVLEGLATGTFVYITFLEILPHELSSSEQRILKVIVLLAGFALITSILFIKV encoded by the exons ATGGAGCTGCGGGGCTCGAAACCTCTCTCCGAAGCAATGGCTGAGCAGGCGGGATCCGACGAGGAGCTGGTGCAGCTGGTGTGGAAGCCCTTTTCCCAGCCCGTGGAATTCCACTCGCTAGTGGGCTTGGAGGTCAAGCTGGGttccctggtgctgctgctgctggtgacgCTTCTGTGTGGATTCCTGCCCCTATGGGTCTTCCATCGTCCAGGGACCACAACCCGTTCATCAG cTACTCGAAAGAAAGCCTTAAGCCTGGTGAGCTGTTTTGCCGGCGGCGTCTTCTTGGCCACCTGTCTCCTGGATCTGATTCCCGATTATCTCAGCAGCATCGACAAGGCCCTTAAAGATTTGGGAATCACG ctcctcttccccctccaagAGTTCATCTTGGCCATGGGGTTCTTCCTGGTCCTCGTCATGGAGCAAATCGTCCTGGCCTACAAGGATCCGTCGGGCTCCCTGGAGGAGACGCAAGCCCTGCTCGGCTCCGCCCCGCCGAACTCCGCCACCATCCAGGACCAGGGCTGGCCGGACGGGCCCCTGCCCCGGCAGCTGCCCCGGGGCGGCCCCCTCCAGGAGCGCCCCCACGTCCACGTGGATTTCAACTCCCACTCGGCCATCCGCTGCTTCGTCCTGCTGCTGGCCCTCTCGCTGCACTCCGTCTTCGAAGGGCTGGCCGTGGGGCTGCAGGAGGGGAGCGcccaggccctggagatctgcttAGCGCTGCTGATCCACAAGGGCGCCATCGCCTTCAGCCTCAGCTTCAAGCTGCTCCAGAGCCGGCTGCGGGTCCGGGTGGTCGCCGGGTGCCTGGTCCTCTTCTCCGTCATGTCCCCGCTGGGCATCGGGCTGGGCGTGGCTCTGACGGAGGCCCCCGTGGCGGTGCTCCACGGCCTGTCCCGCAGCGTCCTGGAAGGGCTGGCCACCGGCACCTTCGTCTACATCACCTTCTTGGAGATTCTGCCTCACGAGCTCAGCTCCTCGGAGCAACGGATCCTCAAAGTCATCGTCCTCTTGGCCGGGTTCGCCCTGATCACCAGCATTCTCTTTATTAAGGTTTGA